The sequence CAAATGGCAGCGAATGTTTTCCTCCAAAAGTGGGCGTGCCGTAATTTCGCCAGGAAGTGACACCTCTCATCTATACCCATTTCAGGATTGTTTATCATTTCATTATGAAATATATGAAAACTAGTATGAAGGCATTGGGGTTATGCAGCTTAATCGAAACTTGAAATACTTTTCTGTAtattatttcaaatgtgttccTTCCATGCTTTCCAGTGTATTTGTGGCGAGGATTTCCTCTGTTTGAGTATCAGTTTTGAATCCTAGTTGCACTCACATCTGCACActtatgtaaatatatttaacatGTTCATTCAAATGCTCAACGTTTTACTGTGATATCTTGTTTCAACAGTTACTTTATCACTTTacttttaatttatttgtttgtattattatttacatttgtattgaattgtacCTGAATTTTTACCTTGTGTGAATCCTAATGTTCACTCTGACCCTGAATGTCCCCACGGGGATAAATAGAGTTCCATCTTATTTTATCCACCACTGCAGAAAATCATCAGCTTACACAAACAACCAAATATTTGTAACCTAGCGATCGTTCCTCTCAGTAATTTCCTCTTTCCTCTCTGCAGGAATCTCAATGCCGATCCCCGTTCTTGGCCTCCGAGATCACTCCAAGGTCTTCAAAGATGGCAGCTGCTTTCTGACGGACAACAACTTTGTGCTGGTCGGTTCCTTCGTGGCCTTCTTCGTGCCGCTCACCATCATGGTGGTCACCTACTTCCTCACCATCAGGGCTCTTCAGAACGAGGCCACGCTTTGCTTGGATCAGCTGGTGCCTCGTCCCAAATGGAGCACGACGTTCACTCTGAGTTTCCTCCCGCAGAACTCAATGTCCTCAGAGAAACTCTTCCGGCGTTCGTTGAGTCGAGAAGCCGGCAGCAGAGGAAGTATTTCCGGTTCTGTGTTTGGACGCCGAACCATGCAGTCAATCAGCAACGAGCAAAAGGCTTCTAAAGTTCTTGGAGTGGTGTTTTTCCTCTTCGTGGTCATGTGGTGCCCGTTCTTCATCACCAACGTTCTGGTGGTGGTTTGCAATCCTGAGGTTTGCGACCCAGCGTTGATGGGAAATCTGCTGAACGTTTTTGTTTGGGTTGGATATCTGTCGTCCGCTGTCAACCCGCTGGTCTACACATTGTTCAACAAAACCTACCGGGCGGCGTTTCAGAGATATGTTCGCTGCCGGTATCGGGCGGAAAAGAACAAACCGCTGCAGCTGATTCTCGTGAATACAATCCCACCGATGGCTTTCAGTTCAAGTCAGCTGGGAGACAAGTTTAGGAACGGATTGGCTAACTGTAGCGGTGAAATGAAGGATTTTTCTTTGTGTAAATCGGACAAAAGTCACAGAGGCAAAGACGAAAGCTGCGTGTGATTAAAACCATTGGACAAAAGTCAAGGACGAAAGCTTTTGTCCCATTAAAACCATCGGACAAAAGTCACAGAGTCAAGGACGAAATCTGTGTGTGATTAAAACCCTTATTTCCAGAAACTCTTCCGGCATTTCTTGAGTCGAGAAACCGGCGGCAGAGGAAGTATTTCCGGTTCGATGTTCGGACGCCGAACCATGCAGATAATCAGTAACGAGCAGGAAGTGTCCTCGGGGTGGTGTTTTTCCTCTTCGTGGTCATGTGGTGCCCGTTCTTCATCACCAACGTTCTGTTGGTGGTGTGCGTTCCTGAGTATTGCGACTCAGCACTGATGGGACGATTGCTGAATTTTTTCGTGTGGGTTGGATATCTTTCATCCGCGGTCAACCTGCTGGTCTACACCAAATAAGGTGTCTCTAGGAATGGATTGGCGCACTGTAGTGGAGAAATTAAAGATTTTTCTGTGTATAAATCGGACAAATATCCCGGAGGCAAGAATGAAAGCTGCGTGTGATCAAAACCGTCGGACAAAAGTCACAGAGGCAAAGACAATAGCTACAGTACGTGTGATTACAACCGTCGGACAAAAGTCAAAGACGAAAGCTGCGTGTGATTAAAACACTCGTTCATGGTGTATTTTAACGGATTATTAAACCTTAAACTCTGGTCACATCGTGGATTGTGGAAAGTGCCAAAGACAAAGTGCCTCCAGGTCAGGATTTTAGAAAACACTAGAGGTCATGAGATGAAGTTGGGAAACTAGAATAAAACATTTGCATGAATTCTGGATCATCTGAGTCCAGTTTTAAACGTCCTTATTATGACATTTTCATGAACCAAAAGAGTTTTAGAGCCTCCTCGATACTGCCAGCTAGGGAAATTAACATATCATTTCACTTTTTAAAGAGTGAATCAATAGAGTCTGAATGAGATGGACGGACAGTGGGATAAAAGATACACTCTTGGACAAAGAAAAAAAGGTGACAGAAATTACCCATTTTATAACAATCTCTTTGGACGAATTGGAAAAAAGAGTTTTTTCTCCGTGGATGTTTGCACCAGTCAGGTTGCCTCTACCTcccatcatatatatatatacattcctTTTGTGGATAAACTGGGATTATCCTGGATTTCCTGCAACTTTATCCAATGTTAGAGACTAAGGATGACACCAGGACTCTGCAGAGGTCAAAACAAACTGCTAAAAACGAGAAGGAAAGAGGGTTAAATATTACGTCTGAAAAAATACATTTACCAGAGACAATGTAAATAAAtctatatttgtatttgtgcagatttatgtgaataaatgttaaCGATTGTTGAAGTTTTGTTATTTACAAGTGAAAGGAGATTGTTAAATTAAATTATATTGGTAGAAAATTAAGAGGATTTAACTGCAGATGTTTTTATTGTAAAAGACACACTTTTCCATTGTGTTCATCTTACACTccccataaacacacacatggcTTTTCAGGACGTTGAAGTTTTTCGTCAGTTTTTACTCGttgtaaattggtttaaatgtcGTTTTAAAATGTGGACAAAAGGTGGGTTAATGAATGAAGGGATCCATGGATGTATTAGCAATGTTTGTCAGATTAAATGCTAAATATAATTGAGATTCTGTATGACTGCAAACAAAGCCTAAATGGTTGCAATTGCCGTACATTTGCCAACAAACACTGACTTAAAACCGTGGACTGGTTTTTTCTTGATTACTCTTCAACGTTGGTCTTTAAATTGTAGTGGAGGAACTTTAAATTATTGTTGGAACCGCTAATTGTCCTATTTTATATAGATTtcctgatatatatataattaacaCTTCCAACATCAACAGGACAACAACACACCAAACAAGCTCATATTTAATCAACTTTGAAAAatatggtatatatatatataaatgtataatatatacATCTTCAAATACTGTCTATCGCTATCCATTAGGAGAAAAAGTAAAATTCAGACTTTTTTAAGAAttgtgagaaaaaagtcaaaaatcaTAATTCTGAGGAAAAAGGCAAAATTCTGATCAAAAGTAAAACACATTTCtgatttctgagaaaaaagtctagatatttaacttttttttttgtttctgaaaatttctgatcaaaagtaaaaaaaataacaGAGTTCTGAAACAAtctaaattctgacttttttcaaaatccggagaaaaaagtcaaGAATTTTTTTTATGCACATTATGattaaaagtaaaaaagaaaatctggaATTCTGGTTCTTTcttaattttgagaaaaaaaatcggAAATATTCAAAACATTCCTGTTGtttcttttaaagcaaatatAACTAGTAGGTCCCTTACGCAGCGTCCACaaggcggcgtgcgttgaagtgtctgaaactcgaccaacaaccaatcacatgaatctcccaccccggacacacaagcacgcggtttgattggctagagcttgtactggcatatgatttgattggctgacgcttccgtcgaagcttcaaaagttgaacattgctcaacttttgaagcgagcaatgcGAGCAATGCGAGCGAAGcgacgctcccacaatgcagttcggcaaagcttgacgtcaccccattcaaagtgaatgggcagaagcgttgaagcttcaacgcacgccgccgtgtggacgggccgttagagtaGAGACACTGTTGAGATTTTTTCAATCTAAACTTGAGAGTGCATTTTGGTTTATTTAGCTCTGTTGAAATCAACATGGGTCAAACAATAAGTTAGGGTTTGCAAATGCTTACATTTGATAGAAAATGATAATACTTGAATTTACTCTTGGCACATTTTGCGCTGAATCAAGCGACTTTTGGAGCTATTGCTGCTAACTACCGTTGTTGGAAATTAGTTTTTGTCAGGGAATCATTTCGCCCTACATGTTTACCTTGACCAACCTCGAGCAGCCGTTATCTCCCttaaggaggggctgccctagcAAGTTGCTGTTGTTACCAGTTTGTGACCGGGCAGCTCTCGGTCAAAGATAGTTGttgttgtgggacacctggagcacatccttctcggggtggagatgtcctcagctgtttagtctatctattgaagaatgttgattattctctcagaactagttaaaacctggaGCTGCAGGAGGGGTCTTCAGGATAgattgtggcatctcaaccgtgtggtcaACTCGTGTTGACATGtcgtgtgaattctccggccgaagctccaaataaaccgtcagtgtttgccatcaaagctccagctctcctcgtgtctctctgagtcctgactccaatgGCTTCAGAAGTTCCCCCCACAGTTTTGATAAttactagagccgggactcgattaaaattaatctaattaattagaggctttgtaattaattaatcgaaattaatcgcatttttaatcaaatatacatatttgacctgagaacagtgagaagcagtttCACATGGATGTTACTCCacgtggtctacagtcgagtgcagtccagggagccagggagctggttattctctcagacgtggactcacttatcctggccctgaacccagtcgtctggttgagtgtgggttgggtcagggtgtggttccttgcactcggagtcgggctaacgtccacgctagctgctacatgctagctgctacatgctagctgctacatgctagctgctacatgctagctgctacacgctagctgctacatgctttgcatttaggtgatactttaggctcgaTGTGCTgcggctcttatcgacgcttccatccgtccgttttttaaaacaaaatgtcccatccacggggccgaccaaagcggtctcatcagcttgttcgttcatgtttgactattgttcaccgtagtttgttgttgtttgaagttctatgctgaagtcatgaacgttagttggtgctccagtataatcggtacgcctgaaactcatccagtgagaaacgttccgctgtgcaaaaataagtgcgattaaaatgcgttgatttttttaacgcgttaatttttgtgtgattaattaatcttaattaacgcgttaaagtcccggccctaattatTACAAATCTAGATTACTCATAGTTCTTTCTCTAATTTGACCTCCCCGATGTTAAAGAAAACTCAAGACAACAAGACACAAGAAAGAGGGAGAAAATGAATGTAAAGAACATGTTATTCATAAAACTGTGTTGAGTTTGATGTTTATCTAAGTGTACGTCGAGAATAAGTGGATGTTATCACTTCAAAACATATTATGTTTGAAGTGCATAACGAGAGCTGGCTCAGAAAGACTGAAAGGAAATTGATTGTTGCATTAAATGTCACACAGAGTTACTCTAAGTTATAAGCAAACAAATATACTTTTTTCATGCAAAGGAACAGCAGGAAGGTCATTTATCGTCACCACAGCTGTTATTTAGTCCGAACAATGAGGACAAaagtaataaagacatattagcCCAGCAGGAGGCAGCTGTCAGCTCCAAAGCTACATTTATCCCTTATGCTTTTTCTTCTGTTCACAAACTGCATTATATCTACAACAACAAAACCGGTTTTCATGTCCAAATAACAGGATTTAAAGGCATCAGAGGCTACGAAAGGGAATATGTATCACCATGAAACTTCCCAAGTGCACCTCTTACATTATGATATTAATATTTATGTTTCGTAATACAGGGTTTCtgaatgtttaaatatgcaaatgaggcatTATCTAATTAAATACGAGTGTGTGGACATTTGATAAAGCCAGTTTTCATGTTGTTGAGTCAAAGTTTAAAAAGGGATATCTCTTTGtttcactccataaatcagacaTGCCATAGAAATGCATGTTTTTAGTAACAACATGTGACATCATTAATCTGCAGGCTTTGAGATTGTTGAGGTTTGTTGAACTGAGACATTAACGACATGTTTGGTCTGTAAAATGTCAGAGAAGAGTGAAGGAATTGCACATGTCTTTAAAAGTCTTCTTCTGTCCTACCCATAGTCCTTTTCCATTTCACTTTAAAACGCATATTTAAGAAGCTGAAACCATTGATTATTTTACTGGAAATATGACTTTAAAGGATTCAAAATGTCTCTGATAATGCTTTCTTTATTGATTGATGGATTAACTCCCAATTGTTCCAGAAAGATCAACATCAAATTAATATTTTGGACCAGTTTTCAAATTGTTTCCACTTTTCCATTGTTTCCACTTTGTGTCCAAGTTGCTCCGCTTTTTCCTCTATTTTCTATTTTGTTCCACTTCCATCTTCATGTGATGGCTCCATCTCTTGTTTATTTTGGACACTGAAATGAAACTGACAAAACAGGGACTCTGAATTTCCCGTCAGAATCAGCCTCCTCTGGTATTGATTGCTTTTGTGTTTTGCTGACGATGACAGTGTGTGTTTCGGTGACGTGAAACCCATCCACTGCtttctgtaaaataaatattttctatttattttaACCTAGTGACTAATTGGGAATTGGATGTTTCGATGGTCTTTTGTAAGTCAACAGGTTTTATTTGTCTCCTTGTTTTTCAAAATCAAAGCAAAACGGATAATTGGAGTGTTTCCATGTGTGTAAGTGAATAAATGTGTGTGAGACAAAGGGACAAAGCTTCATTTCTGCCACAATGAATGGTTTGCTTTGTATGTTCTGCACATTGGGCTCCACCAAGTCCTCCAAATTAAACAACTAAATAGATGGTTGGTATTTGTTTCCTAGAAGGCATTACAGTTTTCCTCTTATTTTAATACATGTCGGCTGTTTTATAAACTGGGGGCGAGGACGCAGGAACCAAAACATCTCACCTGATTATATTGAGAAAGAATACAACCAATCATTTCAGACAAAAAATGAAGCTCAAACATGTTcacatacaaacaaacaaacaaacacctcgACAACAACCAGACGCTGGCAGTGGTGATAACAGACTTTTATACAAATTACTTCAATTAAAAATGTTGTCAGGCTGAGACGGAGATTGATGAGGAAGAAATGCAGCACAAGAAAGAGAGCCGGAAAATGtgataacaaaataaaaatgtaattattattcaGTTATTTTCTTTCTTGCTGAATCATTTGTAGATTTGGGATGCTGTGTGGAGTTTAACGCAGTGCTTTGATGACCTAGAATAACTTCCTGCATACTTCCCCCTCGAGGCATTCTCctgcaaaaaaaacacacatttacattcACAGAATAGAGCGTGAGGATCCAGCATGAGGATCCAGCCCGAGGATCCAGCGTGAGGATCCAGCCCGAGGATCCAGCCCGAGGATCCAGCATGAGGATCCAGCCCGAGGATCCAGCCCGAGGATCCAGCGTGAGGATCCAGCCCGAGGATCCAGCGTGAGGATCCAGCCCGAGGATCCAGCGTGAGGATCCAGCGTGAGGATCCAGCATGAGGATCCAGCCCGAGGATCCAGCCCGAGGATCCAGCCCGAGGATCCAGCGTGAGGATCCAGCCCCAGGCGGCGCTTCCATGTTCGCAGTATGAAGACAAAATGACAGTCCTTTAATTATGTTTGAACCTAACTGGTATATTTTCAGTGTTTTAATAATGCACGAGGCCTCCGTCTTCTCTCTTACtctctttttatattttatttcttgGTTGGAGGCAGTCTGTTCTTCAAATACATACCTAaggactgcagatggaaattagctatttgCTAATCTGGCATAAATGATCTATTTTCTGAgattaatgtatttgtatttctggtccttgtttaaataaatacatgcatCATTAAATGGGTACGCAACACACgtatattaaatacataaacaAATCAGTCCATCGTACGTTAACACGTAAAGTCTGCAGAAAGCAGCTTTTTTAAAGCCTTTTCCACCGCACATACTTTTACCACTGAACATTTTgactgatttattttgtaaacgcTCAGCTGCTCGTATGGAGAAGGTATTTAATGCTGACTTATTAAAAACCTGTGCTACTCTAAGGACTAATGTTTTAGTGCAAAGGGAACAGAGGCATTTTATTTCCAGCTGTATTTCTTTGAGTTTTCTCTGCATCCCATAATCAgaatgtcctttcctaacatgTCCTACTTCTCCTCTCGCTTCattactgatgatttatctccaGAGTTAAATTCAGAGGCAGAAGCAGGAACTTTAACTTTTGGGAGAAAAGATGGAGAGTCCGATATTTCACTGATCTGATTCGCCCACAGCGAGTTCTGTCATCGTGAACAATTTATCTCTCACCATCTGTCTTCTGCTGTTTAAAATAGAACAGGCCaagagctacacacacacacacacacacacacacacacacacacacacacacacacacacacacacacacacacacacacacgcacgcacgcacgcacgcacgcacgcacgcacgcacgcacgcacgcacgcacgcacgcacgcacgcacgcacgcacacacacacacacacacacacacacacacacacacacacacacacacacacacacacacacacacacacacacacacaccacacacacacacacacacacacactcacactgaaCCTAAATGACACTTTATGCTTTAGTGTTGATGCATTTTCGTCAGTGGTCAAAAAgcaacatgtgtgtgtatgttcctGTACTTGCATTGTTATGGGGACCACCTGTGCTGAATACATTACGAGGACTTCTAAGAAGTGGGGATTTATTTTAGAAAGTACGGATGTTTGTAGAAAGTGGGGACATTTCTAGAAAGGTGGGGACATTGTTGGAAATCAGAAACAAATTGTAAAGTATTAGAAAGTCGGTCCATTTTTGGAAAAGGTGGACATTTTTAGAAATTCTGGATTTTAGTGGGAGGTGAGGATGTTCGTTGAAAGTAGTTACATTGCTTGGAAAGTGGGAGTATTTTTGAAAAGGGAGGACATTTTAAGATAGTAGGGACATATGTAGAAAGCAAGGATGTTTCTGTACAGATTTACTTTTGAAAGTGAGCATGTGTTGTCCttttcaaaaataaacatattacgTGGAAAGTGGGGATTATTTTTGGAaagtaaacacatttgaaaAGGGAGGACATTTCAAGAAAGTAAGGATGATCGTAATTTGGAACATTTAAGAAAAAGGTAGGGACATGGTTGGAAAGCAGGGACATTTCTAATATGTGGGATAGGATATTTTAGAAAAGGTGACATTTGGGAACTTTTTGGGAAGGTGGGAACATTTGTGTAAGGATAACCTTACTTACTGAAAGTGAGCACGTGGAGATTTGGGGAAAGTAGGAAAGTTAAAATAGGGATATTTTAAAGTTAGGATGTTTGTGGAAAGTGGGAGCCTTGTTTGAAAGTGGTGACATTAGAAAACAGGGGCATTTGTATTGTAGGTATGTGGACATTTAGGAGATATTTCAAAAGTGAGGACAGTCTTTTCTCTCCTCATATACCCTCAACACTTTCTGCATTTCATTTTCTGCTGTGTCATTACAATACACATAACCCCCGGTCTTATTTCCTCTCTTCCCTATCCTCCTCTGGTTTTTAATAAtcctctcttcttcctcctaTTCTCCAGAGGGATTTGTGAGAGTCCTTTAATTACCTCGTCCTCATGAAAACCTCTTAAACTCTCCCTACTCTCTGATAACCCTATGAGCGTGTTTCCTCAGAGGAAAGCCTGAGACTGTGATGAAGGTTTCTGGATAAAGTGTCAGAGTTAGCATTCGTTAGGCTTTAAAGGACCGACTAAACGCTGAACTTAAAGAAACTTCCCTGTGGCGGATTTAGCCCGGAGAGCAAAGACTATTTCAAATTGtacaagattaaaaaaaaacctgTGTGGGTTTAACAGCAGTGGGTTTTCTCCTTCTAACTTCACtctctatcaatcaatcaatcaatcaatcaatcaatcaatcaatcaatcaatcaatcaatcaatcaatcaatcaatcaatcaatcaatcaatcaaccaatcaatcaatcaatcaatcaatcaatcaatgtttatttatatagcccaatatcacaaatgttacatttgtctcagtggtcttcacagtgtgtacagaatatcagtatgacaatacgacaccctctgtccttagaccctcacatcgtacaaggaaaaacttccaaagaaaacccagtttaaagggaaaaatgggagaaacctcagacgtgcaatagatgccgtgtgtaaattgaaaagataatacatttgcaacatagaaatattccaaatatttggaaatgcatgtgtgtataataggaagatgaatccacgaggatatccatccaggaccgatgatccaggaccacagccacgactcaagatccagcgctcgcgatccaggacacaggaccgcaggatcatccatgactccggatccaggcgtatatagacaccaaaaagaaagacatgtggggaagctgggttaatcggaacatgagtgtacacgggtatagacagagagaaggaagaagtaagatgtcccccgacaaactaagcctatatcagcaaaactaggggctgaatctaatcagccctaactataagctttatcaaaaaggaaggtcttaagcactcttaaaaacggatagggtgtctgccgcccgaacacaaactggaagctgattccacaaatgtggagcttgataagaaaaggctctggctcccattgtactttcagagagtctaggaacaaccaacaaccctgcattcttggaacgcaatgccctagtaggacagtagggtataatgagttctttaaggtaagatggcgcctgcccattaagggctttgtaggcgagaagaagaattttaaattctatcctgtgttctatagggagccagtgtaaggcagccagaacaggagtaatgtggtcccttttcctaactctggttagtacacgagccgcagcattttgaatcagctgaagcgacttgactgacttcttggtactccttgataataaagagttacaataatccagcctagaagtaacaaatgcatggactagattctctgcatcgttttgaggcaagatatgcctgatttttgcaatgttacgtagatggaagtaggcggtccttgaaattgattgtatgtgggcgttaaaggataaatcctgatcaaatataacaccaagattccttacagtctcactggaggccaaattaatgccatccatagttagtatgtctttagataatttgtttcgtagattcttcgggccaagtacaataacttcagttttggtcgggtttaacatcaaaaagtttaaggtcatccacgtttttaagtccttaaggcagtcttgaattttatttagatgattaatttcatcaggctatCATTTGTTATCTTTGTGATATGTGTATTTTAAATGGTACAAATAACCTTAAATCATATaaacaacacacattgtaacgGACTCCACGCACTTCAATGTATTTGCCAACAAACATaacacaattaaagatgttttTGACTGATAGCATTTACATTTCTTCTCAATATATCCAGATTATATCATAAAGATGAATGTGTTCATGTAGTGAAAACCTGATGTTGTGGCAGCCCTGATATGTCGAATAATTTAAGAAACTTTGACCCTGTTTTGTATAATTGTATTATCTTCTGTACCGGTAGCATCCTGAAATAAATAGTACACTATTAAATATCTAGCACTTGTCATTGTGTGTGGCATTTAATGCATAACAATATCCATTCATTCCTGTCTGTCGCCTTTGGTTTAGTGACGTAACCTTTGAGATGTTTTAGGATGTTATTTTTCTTGGCTTTTTCATTGTTTCTCTGCGACTGCTCTTTTGTCTCCATTCATTGAAACATATTGATATTATAATTCTGCACATATTCGGGCGTTTTCATGCATGTGTTTGCGCACAGTTCCCCGAAAGATAAGGTGTTATTTAATAGGATGATTAAATACGGAGCATAAAAGTAGTTAAAGCAATGATTAATGCGCCGGAACCGTGGCGTAAGAGGTTATGATGATGTT comes from Pseudochaenichthys georgianus unplaced genomic scaffold, fPseGeo1.2 scaffold_622_arrow_ctg1, whole genome shotgun sequence and encodes:
- the LOC117443527 gene encoding 5-hydroxytryptamine receptor 2A-like; translation: MIWEDELWSVQWETQSGGSVFGMICRSFLSVISSFLSAGISMPIPVLGLRDHSKVFKDGSCFLTDNNFVLVGSFVAFFVPLTIMVVTYFLTIRALQNEATLCLDQLVPRPKWSTTFTLSFLPQNSMSSEKLFRRSLSREAGSRGSISGSVFGRRTMQSISNEQKASKVLGVVFFLFVVMWCPFFITNVLVVVCNPEVCDPALMGNLLNVFVWVGYLSSAVNPLVYTLFNKTYRAAFQRYVRCRYRAEKNKPLQLILVNTIPPMAFSSSQLGDKFRNGLANCSGEMKDFSLCKSDKSHRGKDESCV